In Scylla paramamosain isolate STU-SP2022 chromosome 1, ASM3559412v1, whole genome shotgun sequence, one DNA window encodes the following:
- the LOC135091489 gene encoding serine/threonine-protein kinase Genghis Khan-like isoform X2, producing the protein MMGDGQEDAGGGGGGGGGETSSGGGGGGGGGGGGGGGGGGGSGSGGEEKGTVDLVPTTSAAPSTSSIGGGSAAEHRLQELERLFLAGPGEAAGQSFSVETLLDVLLVLFDECTNSSLRREKTVSDFIEFVKPVVQRVKALRLTRDDFEVIKVIGRGAFGEVCVVKLKGTDRVYAMKILNKWEMLKRAETACFHEERDVLVFGDRRWITNLHYAFQDDNNLYLVMDYYCGGDLLTLLSKFEDRLPEDMARFYIAEMILAIDSIHLLKYVHRDIKPDNVLLDANGHIRLADFGSCLKLQDDGTVQSNVAVGTPDYISPEILRAMGEAQAMEDGQGRYGRECDWWSLGVCMYEMLFGETPFYAESLVETYGKIMNHKNCFDFPNDLGYDVSEEAKDLMRQLICSSEYRLGKNGIKDFQSHPWFNGVDWETLRDSKAPYIPEVSSPTDTSNFDVDDSETRSQDACPPPGNAAFTGLHLPFVGFSFTQGSQISDKGCLLTLHATSSITVTATIDSLSYERRIKVLELENRELLQKADRIDGSTSPPTSEESQKMVDQLQILSKQNQELTHEVTSLKRRLSEGDSEIDTKLKDIDRQLKASVQEKENMGREMADLQERLNLQTKELQDALSQRKLAMSEYSEVSDKLTELRNQKQKLSRQVRDKEEELETAMQKIDTLRQDLRRAEKLRRELESRSDEAEAEATKERKLRERSEEYTRSIEGELEKMQQRPHGRSPSLNSIEASQEVSRLKSDLERVCVDQEERAQQQALRHAHEMAVMKDQLSEAESAKNSLQNEVGILTRKVEQLKSELEKRMEEQEDSVMDVKRRHEREKTMMLDENKKLIGDVERLTESLNRMQSERRSLEEEYDDLRNKKESIAQWEAQITEIIQWVSDEKDARGYLQALATRMTEELESLKVSGVVGSGSSVLTPSERNWRNRRSQKLDKMELLNLQSSLNSEIQAKQAISEELSKVRAELVAAQKDMRESRQRYEGVSRENMRKDKQIRELQTRLEAGEGSATQERKTRKFGSIGRNMFGFVMERPASQMSILEQFLKDMPLGRGGSLESEEGDVEDNRAPSVPSLSSSRSFVSQEQLGSPNMEGRPLPPLPQSASSVPPGVLPTMAHQQHGSAALGLSGGSSSSGGGPSPHMMKPKAHQFLVRSFSNPIKCSHCTSLMVGLTRQGVVCEVCGFACHITCKEKVPQICPVPPDQTRRPLGIDLTRGVGTAYEGYVKVPKPGGVKKGWSRQFVVVCDFKLFLYDISPERNAQASVWVSTILDMRDEHFEVSTVRDSDVIHANKKDIPCIFRMTTSSMVGVRHHTLMLAETENEKTKWVVALNELHRIFRRSKLPDRQVFSAYEVVDGSVTLLKNAVCGTVIDPDRLLLGAEEGLFCVDVDNCEIARIGDGKKIVSLEYIAEEQLIMVIAGRQRQVKLIPVRALGGDDVEWIKVSETKGAIAFTTGKFRSPTSLNYTYCLCVAVKRQIIIYEINRAKGRHRLFRSILLPQPPQSLDILGEGRLAVGFQSAFTIYSILGDQHPLSLVHPESQSLSFLSMNQCEALCCIEVTRGEYLLVFNLLAVYVDASGRKSREKELMYPALPTAVAVSDGMLLVYSDIHIDVFEVLSGDWAQTINLKRTKPLMRTGVLNMVMISDLPHVAYLRNLHKEEIIRTNVDSKGRPKSRRKFSMRENSKATRATDRRSKLISGPTNFNHITHMGPGDSIEIQRLVDLPSRRSSTAEQRTQQTQSIHRVRSMLQTSGKLAPPRLPQGPEPPRRSFSHQPLPQPLYSNVHNGSGPPPPVTTSIRRPGIPPLPPTSAAPQHLPPQRSPEEPRHQIIHQLQEQECGDTSPRHSIASNTSSNLSSPPSPGRPPDHHSSSYDS; encoded by the exons TGAAGCCAGTGGTGCAGCGGGTGAAGGCGCTGAGACTGACGCGAGATGACTTTGAGGTGATCAAGGTGATAGGACGCGGCGCCTTCGGGGAGGTGTGCGTGGTGAAGCTGAAAGGCACCGACCGCGTTTACGCCATGAAGATACTCAACAAGTGGGAGATGCTGAAAAG GGCAGAGACGGCCTGTTTCCACGAGGAGAGGGATGTGCTGGTGTTTGGTGACCGCCGCTGGATCACCAATCTCCACTATGCCTTCCAGGATGACAACAACTTG TACCTGGTCATGGATTACTATTGTGGAGGGGACTTGCTTACACTACTCAGCAAGTTTGAAGACCGACTACCTGAGGACATGGCACGCTTCTACATTGCAGAGATGATTCTTGCCATtg ACTCCATACACCTGCTGAAGTACGTCCACCGAGACATCAAGCCGGACAATGTGCTACTCGATGCCAACGGACACATTCGCCTCGCTGACTTTGGCTCCTGCCTGAAACTCCAAGATGATGGCACGGTGCAGAGCAATGTGGCTGTCGGCACCCCGGACTACATTTCCCCAGAGATCCTGAGA GCAATGGGGGAGGCACAG GCTATGGAGGACGGGCAGGGCCGGTATGGACGGGAGTGTGACTGGTGGTCgctgggtgtgtgtatgtacgagaTGCTCTTCGGGGAAACGCCCTTCTACGCTGAATCACTTGTGGAGACGTACGGGAAAATTATGAATCATAAG aaTTGTTTTGACTTTCCAAATGATCTAGGTTATGATGTCTCAGAAGAAGCAAAGGACCTCATGAGACAACTAATATGTTCCTCAGAGTACAGATTAGGGAAGAACGGCATTAAGGATTTCCAG AGTCACCCATGGTTTAATGGTGTGGACTGGGAGACATTAAGGGACAGTAAAGCACCATACATTCCTGAGGTCTCTAGCCCCACTGACACCAGCAACTTTGATGTGGATGACTCTGAGACCAGAAGTCAGGATGCCTGCCCACCTCCTGGTAACGCTGCCTTCACTGGTCTCCACTTGCCTTTTGTGGGATTTTCATTTactcaggggag CCAAATAAGTGACAAAGGTTGCCTGTTGACCTTGCATGCCACATCGTCAATCACAGTGACTGCCACCATCGATTCATTATCCTATGAGAGGCGGATCAAAGTGCTTGAGTTGGAGAACAGAGAATTGCTGCAGAAAGCTGACAGGATAGATGGCAGCACCAGCCCTCCCACTAGCGAAGAGTCACAGAAGATGGTAGACCAGTTACAGATACTTAGCAAGCAGAATCAAG AGCTCACACATGAGGTGACATCTCTGAAGAGGCGACTCTCTGAAGGTGACAGTGAAATTGACACTAAATTGAAGGACATCGATAGGCAGTTGAAAGCCTCAGTTCAAGAGAAGGAGAACATGGGAaga GAAATGGCAGATTTACAAGAGAGACTAAATTTACAGACAAAAGAATTGCAAGATGCCCTGTCCCAAAGAAAGCTAGCCATGTCTGAATATAGTGAAGTGTCTGACAA ATTAACTGAATTGAGAAATCAGAAGCAAAAGTTGTCTCGGCAAgtaagagataaggaagaagagctTGAGACAGCAATGCAGAAAATTGACACCTTGAGGCAAGATTTACGGAGAGCAGAGAAGCTCCGCCGAGAGCTGGAG AGTCGGTCTGATGAGGCAGAAGCAGAGGCCACCAAGGAGCGCAAGCTAAGGGAGCGCTCTGAGGAGTACACTCGCAGCATAGAGGGAGAGCTGGAGAAGATGCAGCAGAGGCCACATGGCAGGAGCCCCTCTCTTAACTCAATTGAAGCTTCACAGGAGGTCTCAAG GTTGAAGTCTGATCTTGAGCGGGTGTGTGTGGATCAGGAGGAGCGGGCACAGCAGCAGGCCTTGCGGCATGCCCATGAAATGGCTGTCATGAAAGACCAGCTGTCTGAAGCAGAGTCTGCCAAGAACTCCTTGCAAAATGAG GTGGGCATCCTGACCAGGAAGGTGGAGCAGTTGAAGAGTGAGCTGGAGAAGCGAatggaggaacaagaagacTCTGTGATGGATGTGAAGCGTCgccatgaaagagagaagaccaTGATGCTGGATGAAAACAAGAAGCTGATCGGTGATGTGGAGAGG CTGACAGAAAGTTTGAATAGGATGCAGAGTGAGCGACGGTCACTGGAAGAAGAGTATGATGACCTGAGAAATAAGAAGGAGTCCATTGCTCAGTGGGAGGCTCAAATCACAGAAATCATCCAGTG GGTGAGTGATGAGAAGGATGCCCGCGGCTACCTCCAGGCTCTTGCCACGCGCATGACTGAGGAACTGGAGTCCCTCAAGGTCTCTGGTGTGGTGGGCAGTGGCTCCTCCGTCCTCACACCCTCAGAGAGGAATTGGCGTAACAGACGCTCTCAGAAACTAGACAAGATGGAATTATTGAACCTTCAGTCATCTCTTAACTCAGAGATACAGGCTAAACAAGCCATATCTGAAGAGCTCAGCAAAGTCCGTGCTGAACTGGTTGCTGCACAGAA GGACATGCGTGAGTCCAGACAGCGTTACGAGGGAGTGTCACGTGAGAACATGCGGAAGGATAAGCAGATTCGGGAGTTGCAGACACGCCTAGAAGCTGGTGAGGGCT cTGCCACGCAGGAACGCAAGACTCGAAAGTTTG GCTCTATTGGAAGAAATATGTTTGGCTTTG TTATGGAGCGGCCAGCCTCACAGATGTCCATCCTAGAGCAGTTTTTGAAAGACATGCCCCTGGGACGTGGTGGCTCCTTGGAATCCGAGGAAGGGGACGTGGAGGACAACAGGGCTCCTTCAGTCCCCTCCCTATCCTCATCAAGGTCATTTGTCAGCCAG GAGCAGCTGGGTTCTCCAAACATGGAGGGTCGCCCCCTGCCACCCCTGCCTCAGTCTGCCTCCAGCGTGCCACCTGGTGTGCTACCCACCATGGCCCACCAGCAGCACGGCTCAGCTGCCCTTGGTCTTTCagggggcagcagcagcagtggtgggggGCCGTCACCTCACATGATGAAACCAAAAGCCCACCAGTTCCTTGTGCGTTCCTTCAGCAACCCCATCAAATGCTCTCACTGTACTTCCCTAATGGTAGGCCTCACACGTCAAGGGGTGGTGTGCGAGGTGTGTGGTTTTGCTTGCCACATCACCTGCAAGGAGAAGGTGCCACAGATCTGTCCAGTGCCTCCTGATCAGA cCAGACGACCTCTTGGTATTGACCTGACCCGAGGCGTTGGCACAGCTTATGAAGGCTATGTTAAGGTGCCCAAGCCTGGTGGAGTCAAAAAAGGGTGGTCCAGGCAGTTTGTTGTGGTGTGCGACTTTAAGCTCTTCCTTTATGACATATCCCCTGAGAG AAATGCCCAGGCCAGTGTGTGGGTGAGCACCATACTGGACATGAGGGACGAACATTTTGAGGTGTCCACAGTACGGGATTCTGATGTGATTCATGCCAACAAGAAGGACATCCCATGCATATTCAGG ATGACCACATCTTCCATGGTTGGGGTGCGGCACCACACACTGATGCTTGCAGAGACAGAGAATGAAAAGACCAAATGGGTTGTGGCACTGAATGAGTTGCACAGGATATTCAGGCGGAGCAAACTACCCGATAGACAG GTCTTCAGTGCCTATGAGGTGGTTGATGGCAGTGTAACACTGTTAAAGAATGCTGTATGTGGTACTGTCATTGACCCTGATCGGCTGTTGCTGGGAGCAGAGGAAGGTCTCTTCTGTGTTGATGTTGACAACTGCG AAATTGCCAGGATAGGAGATGGCAAGAAAATCGTGAGTCTTGAGTACATCGCAGAGGAGCAGTTGATCATGGTGATAGCAGGAAGACAACGGCAGGTCAAGCTGATTCCTGTGAGGGCCCTTGGTGGGGATGATGTGGAGTGGATAAAG GTTTCAGAAACAAAGGGTGCCATCGCTTTTACCACTGGAAAGTTTAGATCTCCCACCAGTCTTAACTATACCTACTGCTTGTGTGTAGCTGTTAAGAGACAA ATCATTATTTATGAAATTAATCGAGCGAAGGGTCGACACAGACTCTTCCGCTCGATCCTGCTGCCTCAGCCACCTCAGAGCCTGGACATCCTGGGTGAGGGGCGGCTGGCTGTGGGCTTCCAGTCTGCCTTCACCATATACTCCATACTGGGGGATCAGCATCCTCTGT ccTTAGTTCACCCTGAGAGTCAGTCACTGAGCTTCCTCTCCATGAATCAGTGCGAGGCTCTCTGCTGCATTGAGGTGACTCGAGGGGAATACCTCCTGGTGTTCAACCTCCTGGCAGTGTATGTAGATGCTTCAGGTCGCAAAAGCCGCGAGAAAGAACTCATGTACCCAGCCTTACCTACAGCAGTTG CGGTGAGTGATGGCATGCTGTTGGTGTACAGTGACATTCACATTGACGTGTTTGAGGTGCTCTCTGGGGACTGGGCACAGACCATCAACCTGAAGCGGACCAAACCCTTGATGCGCACTGGGGTCCTCAACATGGTGATGATCAGTGACCTGCCCCATGTGGCCTACCTCAGGAACCTGCACAAAG AGGAAATTATAAGAACAAATGTGGATTCCAAAGGTCGACCCAAGTCCCGAAGAAAGTTCTCAATGCGAGAAAACAGCAAAGCCACTCGCGC AACTGACCGCCGCAGCAAACTCATCTCAGGACCCACCAACTTTAACCACATCACCCAcatgggtcctggtgacagcatAGAGATCCAGCGCCTAGTTGACTTGCCATCTCGCCGGAGCTCAACAGCAGAACAACgcacacaacaaacacagtCTATCCACAGG GTGCGCAGTATGCTCCAGACCAGCGGGAAGCTAGCGCCCCCTCGGCTACCCCAGGGCCCTGAGCCTCCGCGCCGTTCTTTTAGCCACCAACCTCTTCCCCAACCTCTTTATTCCAATGTTCACAATG GTAGTGGGCCTCCGCCTCCAGTGACCACCTCTATACGGAGGCCAGGCATACCGCCATTGCCCCCCACATCTGCCGCCCCCCAGCACCTTCCCCCCCAGCGCTCACCTGAGGAACCACGCCACCAAATCATCCATCAGCTGCAGGAA
- the LOC135091489 gene encoding serine/threonine-protein kinase Genghis Khan-like isoform X6 yields the protein MMGDGQEDAGGGGGGGGGETSSGGGGGGGGGGGGGGGGGGGSGSGGEEKGTVDLVPTTSAAPSTSSIGGGSAAEHRLQELERLFLAGPGEAAGQSFSVETLLDVLLVLFDECTNSSLRREKTVSDFIEFVKPVVQRVKALRLTRDDFEVIKVIGRGAFGEVCVVKLKGTDRVYAMKILNKWEMLKRAETACFHEERDVLVFGDRRWITNLHYAFQDDNNLYLVMDYYCGGDLLTLLSKFEDRLPEDMARFYIAEMILAIDSIHLLKYVHRDIKPDNVLLDANGHIRLADFGSCLKLQDDGTVQSNVAVGTPDYISPEILRAMGEAQAMEDGQGRYGRECDWWSLGVCMYEMLFGETPFYAESLVETYGKIMNHKNCFDFPNDLGYDVSEEAKDLMRQLICSSEYRLGKNGIKDFQSHPWFNGVDWETLRDSKAPYIPEVSSPTDTSNFDVDDSETRSQDACPPPGNAAFTGLHLPFVGFSFTQGSQISDKGCLLTLHATSSITVTATIDSLSYERRIKVLELENRELLQKADRIDGSTSPPTSEESQKMVDQLQILSKQNQELTHEVTSLKRRLSEGDSEIDTKLKDIDRQLKASVQEKENMGREMADLQERLNLQTKELQDALSQRKLAMSEYSEVSDKLTELRNQKQKLSRQVRDKEEELETAMQKIDTLRQDLRRAEKLRRELESRSDEAEAEATKERKLRERSEEYTRSIEGELEKMQQRPHGRSPSLNSIEASQEVSRLKSDLERVCVDQEERAQQQALRHAHEMAVMKDQLSEAESAKNSLQNEVGILTRKVEQLKSELEKRMEEQEDSVMDVKRRHEREKTMMLDENKKLIGDVERLTESLNRMQSERRSLEEEYDDLRNKKESIAQWEAQITEIIQWVSDEKDARGYLQALATRMTEELESLKVSGVVGSGSSVLTPSERNWRNRRSQKLDKMELLNLQSSLNSEIQAKQAISEELSKVRAELVAAQKDMRESRQRYEGVSRENMRKDKQIRELQTRLEAGEGSATQERKTRKFVMERPASQMSILEQFLKDMPLGRGGSLESEEGDVEDNRAPSVPSLSSSRSFVSQQEQLGSPNMEGRPLPPLPQSASSVPPGVLPTMAHQQHGSAALGLSGGSSSSGGGPSPHMMKPKAHQFLVRSFSNPIKCSHCTSLMVGLTRQGVVCEVCGFACHITCKEKVPQICPVPPDQTRRPLGIDLTRGVGTAYEGYVKVPKPGGVKKGWSRQFVVVCDFKLFLYDISPERNAQASVWVSTILDMRDEHFEVSTVRDSDVIHANKKDIPCIFRMTTSSMVGVRHHTLMLAETENEKTKWVVALNELHRIFRRSKLPDRQVFSAYEVVDGSVTLLKNAVCGTVIDPDRLLLGAEEGLFCVDVDNCEIARIGDGKKIVSLEYIAEEQLIMVIAGRQRQVKLIPVRALGGDDVEWIKVSETKGAIAFTTGKFRSPTSLNYTYCLCVAVKRQIIIYEINRAKGRHRLFRSILLPQPPQSLDILGEGRLAVGFQSAFTIYSILGDQHPLSLVHPESQSLSFLSMNQCEALCCIEVTRGEYLLVFNLLAVYVDASGRKSREKELMYPALPTAVAVSDGMLLVYSDIHIDVFEVLSGDWAQTINLKRTKPLMRTGVLNMVMISDLPHVAYLRNLHKEEIIRTNVDSKGRPKSRRKFSMRENSKATRATDRRSKLISGPTNFNHITHMGPGDSIEIQRLVDLPSRRSSTAEQRTQQTQSIHRVRSMLQTSGKLAPPRLPQGPEPPRRSFSHQPLPQPLYSNVHNGSGPPPPVTTSIRRPGIPPLPPTSAAPQHLPPQRSPEEPRHQIIHQLQEQECGDTSPRHSIASNTSSNLSSPPSPGRPPDHHSSSYDS from the exons TGAAGCCAGTGGTGCAGCGGGTGAAGGCGCTGAGACTGACGCGAGATGACTTTGAGGTGATCAAGGTGATAGGACGCGGCGCCTTCGGGGAGGTGTGCGTGGTGAAGCTGAAAGGCACCGACCGCGTTTACGCCATGAAGATACTCAACAAGTGGGAGATGCTGAAAAG GGCAGAGACGGCCTGTTTCCACGAGGAGAGGGATGTGCTGGTGTTTGGTGACCGCCGCTGGATCACCAATCTCCACTATGCCTTCCAGGATGACAACAACTTG TACCTGGTCATGGATTACTATTGTGGAGGGGACTTGCTTACACTACTCAGCAAGTTTGAAGACCGACTACCTGAGGACATGGCACGCTTCTACATTGCAGAGATGATTCTTGCCATtg ACTCCATACACCTGCTGAAGTACGTCCACCGAGACATCAAGCCGGACAATGTGCTACTCGATGCCAACGGACACATTCGCCTCGCTGACTTTGGCTCCTGCCTGAAACTCCAAGATGATGGCACGGTGCAGAGCAATGTGGCTGTCGGCACCCCGGACTACATTTCCCCAGAGATCCTGAGA GCAATGGGGGAGGCACAG GCTATGGAGGACGGGCAGGGCCGGTATGGACGGGAGTGTGACTGGTGGTCgctgggtgtgtgtatgtacgagaTGCTCTTCGGGGAAACGCCCTTCTACGCTGAATCACTTGTGGAGACGTACGGGAAAATTATGAATCATAAG aaTTGTTTTGACTTTCCAAATGATCTAGGTTATGATGTCTCAGAAGAAGCAAAGGACCTCATGAGACAACTAATATGTTCCTCAGAGTACAGATTAGGGAAGAACGGCATTAAGGATTTCCAG AGTCACCCATGGTTTAATGGTGTGGACTGGGAGACATTAAGGGACAGTAAAGCACCATACATTCCTGAGGTCTCTAGCCCCACTGACACCAGCAACTTTGATGTGGATGACTCTGAGACCAGAAGTCAGGATGCCTGCCCACCTCCTGGTAACGCTGCCTTCACTGGTCTCCACTTGCCTTTTGTGGGATTTTCATTTactcaggggag CCAAATAAGTGACAAAGGTTGCCTGTTGACCTTGCATGCCACATCGTCAATCACAGTGACTGCCACCATCGATTCATTATCCTATGAGAGGCGGATCAAAGTGCTTGAGTTGGAGAACAGAGAATTGCTGCAGAAAGCTGACAGGATAGATGGCAGCACCAGCCCTCCCACTAGCGAAGAGTCACAGAAGATGGTAGACCAGTTACAGATACTTAGCAAGCAGAATCAAG AGCTCACACATGAGGTGACATCTCTGAAGAGGCGACTCTCTGAAGGTGACAGTGAAATTGACACTAAATTGAAGGACATCGATAGGCAGTTGAAAGCCTCAGTTCAAGAGAAGGAGAACATGGGAaga GAAATGGCAGATTTACAAGAGAGACTAAATTTACAGACAAAAGAATTGCAAGATGCCCTGTCCCAAAGAAAGCTAGCCATGTCTGAATATAGTGAAGTGTCTGACAA ATTAACTGAATTGAGAAATCAGAAGCAAAAGTTGTCTCGGCAAgtaagagataaggaagaagagctTGAGACAGCAATGCAGAAAATTGACACCTTGAGGCAAGATTTACGGAGAGCAGAGAAGCTCCGCCGAGAGCTGGAG AGTCGGTCTGATGAGGCAGAAGCAGAGGCCACCAAGGAGCGCAAGCTAAGGGAGCGCTCTGAGGAGTACACTCGCAGCATAGAGGGAGAGCTGGAGAAGATGCAGCAGAGGCCACATGGCAGGAGCCCCTCTCTTAACTCAATTGAAGCTTCACAGGAGGTCTCAAG GTTGAAGTCTGATCTTGAGCGGGTGTGTGTGGATCAGGAGGAGCGGGCACAGCAGCAGGCCTTGCGGCATGCCCATGAAATGGCTGTCATGAAAGACCAGCTGTCTGAAGCAGAGTCTGCCAAGAACTCCTTGCAAAATGAG GTGGGCATCCTGACCAGGAAGGTGGAGCAGTTGAAGAGTGAGCTGGAGAAGCGAatggaggaacaagaagacTCTGTGATGGATGTGAAGCGTCgccatgaaagagagaagaccaTGATGCTGGATGAAAACAAGAAGCTGATCGGTGATGTGGAGAGG CTGACAGAAAGTTTGAATAGGATGCAGAGTGAGCGACGGTCACTGGAAGAAGAGTATGATGACCTGAGAAATAAGAAGGAGTCCATTGCTCAGTGGGAGGCTCAAATCACAGAAATCATCCAGTG GGTGAGTGATGAGAAGGATGCCCGCGGCTACCTCCAGGCTCTTGCCACGCGCATGACTGAGGAACTGGAGTCCCTCAAGGTCTCTGGTGTGGTGGGCAGTGGCTCCTCCGTCCTCACACCCTCAGAGAGGAATTGGCGTAACAGACGCTCTCAGAAACTAGACAAGATGGAATTATTGAACCTTCAGTCATCTCTTAACTCAGAGATACAGGCTAAACAAGCCATATCTGAAGAGCTCAGCAAAGTCCGTGCTGAACTGGTTGCTGCACAGAA GGACATGCGTGAGTCCAGACAGCGTTACGAGGGAGTGTCACGTGAGAACATGCGGAAGGATAAGCAGATTCGGGAGTTGCAGACACGCCTAGAAGCTGGTGAGGGCT cTGCCACGCAGGAACGCAAGACTCGAAAGTTTG TTATGGAGCGGCCAGCCTCACAGATGTCCATCCTAGAGCAGTTTTTGAAAGACATGCCCCTGGGACGTGGTGGCTCCTTGGAATCCGAGGAAGGGGACGTGGAGGACAACAGGGCTCCTTCAGTCCCCTCCCTATCCTCATCAAGGTCATTTGTCAGCCAG CAGGAGCAGCTGGGTTCTCCAAACATGGAGGGTCGCCCCCTGCCACCCCTGCCTCAGTCTGCCTCCAGCGTGCCACCTGGTGTGCTACCCACCATGGCCCACCAGCAGCACGGCTCAGCTGCCCTTGGTCTTTCagggggcagcagcagcagtggtgggggGCCGTCACCTCACATGATGAAACCAAAAGCCCACCAGTTCCTTGTGCGTTCCTTCAGCAACCCCATCAAATGCTCTCACTGTACTTCCCTAATGGTAGGCCTCACACGTCAAGGGGTGGTGTGCGAGGTGTGTGGTTTTGCTTGCCACATCACCTGCAAGGAGAAGGTGCCACAGATCTGTCCAGTGCCTCCTGATCAGA cCAGACGACCTCTTGGTATTGACCTGACCCGAGGCGTTGGCACAGCTTATGAAGGCTATGTTAAGGTGCCCAAGCCTGGTGGAGTCAAAAAAGGGTGGTCCAGGCAGTTTGTTGTGGTGTGCGACTTTAAGCTCTTCCTTTATGACATATCCCCTGAGAG AAATGCCCAGGCCAGTGTGTGGGTGAGCACCATACTGGACATGAGGGACGAACATTTTGAGGTGTCCACAGTACGGGATTCTGATGTGATTCATGCCAACAAGAAGGACATCCCATGCATATTCAGG ATGACCACATCTTCCATGGTTGGGGTGCGGCACCACACACTGATGCTTGCAGAGACAGAGAATGAAAAGACCAAATGGGTTGTGGCACTGAATGAGTTGCACAGGATATTCAGGCGGAGCAAACTACCCGATAGACAG GTCTTCAGTGCCTATGAGGTGGTTGATGGCAGTGTAACACTGTTAAAGAATGCTGTATGTGGTACTGTCATTGACCCTGATCGGCTGTTGCTGGGAGCAGAGGAAGGTCTCTTCTGTGTTGATGTTGACAACTGCG AAATTGCCAGGATAGGAGATGGCAAGAAAATCGTGAGTCTTGAGTACATCGCAGAGGAGCAGTTGATCATGGTGATAGCAGGAAGACAACGGCAGGTCAAGCTGATTCCTGTGAGGGCCCTTGGTGGGGATGATGTGGAGTGGATAAAG GTTTCAGAAACAAAGGGTGCCATCGCTTTTACCACTGGAAAGTTTAGATCTCCCACCAGTCTTAACTATACCTACTGCTTGTGTGTAGCTGTTAAGAGACAA ATCATTATTTATGAAATTAATCGAGCGAAGGGTCGACACAGACTCTTCCGCTCGATCCTGCTGCCTCAGCCACCTCAGAGCCTGGACATCCTGGGTGAGGGGCGGCTGGCTGTGGGCTTCCAGTCTGCCTTCACCATATACTCCATACTGGGGGATCAGCATCCTCTGT ccTTAGTTCACCCTGAGAGTCAGTCACTGAGCTTCCTCTCCATGAATCAGTGCGAGGCTCTCTGCTGCATTGAGGTGACTCGAGGGGAATACCTCCTGGTGTTCAACCTCCTGGCAGTGTATGTAGATGCTTCAGGTCGCAAAAGCCGCGAGAAAGAACTCATGTACCCAGCCTTACCTACAGCAGTTG CGGTGAGTGATGGCATGCTGTTGGTGTACAGTGACATTCACATTGACGTGTTTGAGGTGCTCTCTGGGGACTGGGCACAGACCATCAACCTGAAGCGGACCAAACCCTTGATGCGCACTGGGGTCCTCAACATGGTGATGATCAGTGACCTGCCCCATGTGGCCTACCTCAGGAACCTGCACAAAG AGGAAATTATAAGAACAAATGTGGATTCCAAAGGTCGACCCAAGTCCCGAAGAAAGTTCTCAATGCGAGAAAACAGCAAAGCCACTCGCGC AACTGACCGCCGCAGCAAACTCATCTCAGGACCCACCAACTTTAACCACATCACCCAcatgggtcctggtgacagcatAGAGATCCAGCGCCTAGTTGACTTGCCATCTCGCCGGAGCTCAACAGCAGAACAACgcacacaacaaacacagtCTATCCACAGG GTGCGCAGTATGCTCCAGACCAGCGGGAAGCTAGCGCCCCCTCGGCTACCCCAGGGCCCTGAGCCTCCGCGCCGTTCTTTTAGCCACCAACCTCTTCCCCAACCTCTTTATTCCAATGTTCACAATG GTAGTGGGCCTCCGCCTCCAGTGACCACCTCTATACGGAGGCCAGGCATACCGCCATTGCCCCCCACATCTGCCGCCCCCCAGCACCTTCCCCCCCAGCGCTCACCTGAGGAACCACGCCACCAAATCATCCATCAGCTGCAGGAA